Proteins encoded together in one Microcaecilia unicolor chromosome 3, aMicUni1.1, whole genome shotgun sequence window:
- the LOC115466127 gene encoding protein Wiz-like — MRPYMCDMLLGKRDKEDLVQEEDASVYTCIECSIYFKKKDHLLEHMLQHNQVSDQAQEDVVPVTCHFSCNECGWTFRDSMSLEQHSRLHQESREKIIEEIQKLEFSDEGREARLQCPKCVFGTNSSKVFVQHAKMHVRERKDQGVKSMSLFGSAGGKMHETPVHQMYTHFQPNELSPSPSSQIQAYSGGSKNIRPAFFVVFQPR, encoded by the coding sequence ATGAGGCCTTACATGTGCGACATGCTGTTGGGAAAACGGGATAAAGAAGATCTAGTGCAGGAGGAAGATGCTTCTGTATATACATGCATTGAATGCAGCATCTACTTCAAGAAGAAGGACCATCTCTTGGAGCACATGCTTCAACACAACCAAGTTTCTGACCAGGCACAAGAAGATGTTGTTCCTGTCACGTGTCACTTCTCTTGTAATGAGTGTGGCTGGACCTTCAGGGACTCAATGTCTCTGGAGCAGCACAGCAGACTTCACCAAGAGTCCAGGGAAAAGATCATCGAGGAAATACAGAAACTTGAGTTTTCTGACGAAGGGAGGGAGGCCAGATTGCAGTGTCCCAAGTGTGTCTTCGGCACCAACTCTTCCAAAGTCTTTGTCCAGCACGCAAAAATGCATGTCAGGGAGAGGAAGGATCAAGGGGTCAAAAGCATGAGCCTCTTTGGCAGTGCTGGAGGCAAGATGCACGAGACTCCAGTTCACCAAATGTACACCCATTTTCAACCAAATGAACTTTCTCCTTCACCTTCTTCTCAAATACAGGCATATAGTGGTGGTAGCAAGAATATCAGACCTGCTTTCTTTGTGGTTTTCCAGCCCCGGTGA